A genomic stretch from Octopus bimaculoides isolate UCB-OBI-ISO-001 chromosome 15, ASM119413v2, whole genome shotgun sequence includes:
- the LOC106870818 gene encoding cytochrome P450 1A4: MSATDDNSLTFLRITDTTWENVEMSLWFSMVVILAVTLFILWRRKDDNYPPGPFNWPLIGNIQLNKAHLQLTNLKNKYGDIYSVTISRKNIVVLCSLDSILECLHYNGDAFANRPSCPVLRSLYKSGDKNEGFITADYDDKLEQKRDFLQDCMVDGTYCLEYDTEMKIGSEVQDVLQKFIREKAPFNPFNLLYPSFLNVTLSIIFSQWHRNDEKDTNFQEILKSLTLRAKCLKQTFPNIFPLPSFLENLRFKQIKERMRLQHEYQRKLINFHKDTFNPCVLRDLTDQLLVYVENGDDKGLFASSDMENILLEISGSGFESTAVCLTWLLGYMAMYPGIQSQVQEELDKVIGRKNNPSLADQPKLPYTLATICEAHRMASVMPFLYPHQAVKNTVLQGYDIPKDTWILCNVWSLHYDTRYWKNPKKFDPTRFLKDEKTISIPDCFLPFGIGVRECPGESLATLNLFLYFTHILHRMNIRPADDKMPFHMEGELEYLLLHKPKPFRIRAIRRDN, translated from the exons ATGTCTGCGACAGATGATAATTCTCTGACTTTCTTAAGGATTACCGACACAACATGGGAGAATGTCGAGATGAGTTTGTGGTTTTCCATGGTCGTCATCCTTGCAGTGACGCTCTTCATACTATGGAGGAGAAAAGATGACAACTATCCACCGGGACCGTTTAATTGGCCGCTGATCGGAAACATCCAACTGAACAAGGCACATCTTCAGTTGActaacttgaaaaataaatacgGTGACATTTACAGCGTCACAATTTCTCGCAAAAACATTGTCGTCTTGTGTTCTTTGGACAGTATCTTGGAGTGTCTTCATTATAATGGTGACGCATTTGCCAACAGACCGAGCTGTCCGGTCTTACGTTCTCTCTACAAGTCTGGAGATAAGAATGAAG GTTTCATAACGgctgattatgatgataaacTGGAACAAAAGCGTGATTTCTTGCAAGACTGTATGGTAGATGGCACATATTGTCTGGAATATGATACGGAGATGAAGATTGGCAGTGAAGTTCAGGATGTCTTGCAGAAATTCATAAGAGAAAAGGCTCCCTTTAATCCTTTCAATCTTCTTTATCCTTCATTTCTAAATGTTACCCTGTCGATAATATTCAGCCAGTGGCACCGCAACGATGAGAAAGACACTAATTTCCAAGAGATTCTCAAGTCGCTCACTCTTCGAGCAAAATGTCTGAAACAGACATTTCCTAATATTTTCCCTTTGCCATCTTTCTTGGAAAACTTACGTTTCAAGCAAATCAAAGAGAGAATGCGTCTCCAGCACGAATACCAAAGGAAACTCATCAACTTCCACAAAGATACTTTTAATCCTTGTGTTCTGAGAGATTTAACTGACCAGCTTCTTGTCTATGTGGAAAACGGTGACGACAAAGGTTTGTTTGCTAGTTCTGACATGGAGAATATTTTACTGGAGATTTCAGGCAGTGGTTTTGAATCGACTGCTGTTTGTTTGACATGGCTTCTTGGTTACATGGCCATGTACCCTGGTATACAGTCACAAGTGCAGGAGGAATTAGATAAAGTCATTGGAAGAAAAAACAACCCAAGTCTTGCTGATCAGCCTAAATTACCTTATACACTTGCTACGATATGTGAAGCTCACAGAATGGCCTCAGTAATGCCTTTTCTCTACCCGCATCAAGCAGTTAAAAATACAGTATTGCAAG GTTATGATATTCCCAAAGACACCTGGATCCTCTGTAATGTTTGGAGTCTTCACTATGACACAAGATACTGGAAAAACCCAAAGAAATTCGACCCAACAAG ATTCCTGAAAGATGAGAAAACCATATCCATTCCAGACTGCTTCTTACCATTCGGCATTGGTGTCCGAGAATGTCCCGGAGAATCACTGGCAACTCTTAATCTCTTCCTCTATTTCACACACATCCTACATCGCATGAATATTCGACCAGCAGACGATA